A window of Desulfotignum phosphitoxidans DSM 13687 genomic DNA:
CGGCGATCAGGGCCAGGAAAATGGATACGGCAGAGATAAAAAAGGTGGACCTGAGCCCGGTCAGAAACAGGGGCAGGTATTCAAATATAATCCGCAAGTTAAAGTCAGCCAGCATAGGCGCATCCCTTTTGCCAAAGGGCATGTCCGAAAAACAGACCCGGACATGCCCCGTTTTTGATAACGCGTCACCGCGATGGTATTCAGGTATGGCTGGTCAACGGATCAATGGTCTTTTTTCCAGTCCGTTCCTTCCATCCAGTAGGCAATATTTTTGTCATAGGTGCCGTCGGCCCGGATGGTCTTGAAGTACAGGTTGATCCACTGCCACAGATTGACCGAATCGTGGTTCACGGCAAAGGCCAGGGGGTCTTTGCCCTGTCCCAGGCGCTTTTCCAGCAGGCGCACGGAATTGGGCGGAAAATCGGGCAGCACTGTGAGCACGGCCAGGTCATCGTTGACCCCGGCATCCACATGTCCTGCGATCAGGGCCTGGACCACCATGCGGCCCCCGCCTTTGTAGGATTTGATCTCGGCATTGGGCATGTACTGTTTGGCCATGGTCTCGCCGGTGGACCCTAAGAGCACGCCCACGGTGACCCCTTTTTTGTTCACATCTTCAAGGGTCTGGAAGTCGGTATCAGGACGGGTGAAGATGCAGGGCTGCACCTCAATCCAGGGATCGGTAAAGGTGATTTTCAATGCCCGTTTCAGGGTGGGAGTCATGTCGGCCGCCAGGATATCCGCCTTGCCGGACAGCAGGGCCGGAATCAACCCATCCCAGTCAAAATCCAGGACCACCAGTTTGACGCCCATGGCATCGGCCATGCCTTTGGTAAAATCGATCATGGAACCGGCGTGCTCACCGTGTTTGTCCACAAACGCATAGGGGGCGGCACCGGACTGCACGGCCACCCGAAGTTCTCCGCGTTTGACAATGTCTGTGAGGGTACCGGCAAAAGTCATGGCGCTGAAGCACAGAACAGCGGTCAGTGCCAGGACCAGTGAGAAAAATGTTTTCTGACGCATGGGGGGTTCTCCTTTTTTGGGGTTGGTATAAAATCAGCGGTACAATACCGCGCACTTCCCTGCATTAATCCCGGATTTCCTCCAGGGTTTCCGTCACGGTAATGCCTCTTTTTTTCAGGCTTTCCAGAAAAGGGGCTTCAGGAATATGGAACATGGGAGACAACACCCCGGTGTCGGTGATCTGTTTGTTTGCGATCATTTTGGCGGCGGTGACGGCGGAATATGCCACGCCCTTGCTCATGGCCATCAGGCCCGTGTCCAGATCCCGTTCAAAGAGCAGGGTGGATGTGAGCCGCATTTTTTTGCCGGTCATGACGCCTTCAAATATGTTGAGCATGGCCACCAGGTCTTTTTCATTGTCCTGATAAACCAGGCGGGGGGCCAGGAATTTGTCCATGAAATCCATGGGAGATATGGTGCCGTCTCCCAGGCCGGACACCGGGGTTTCGTCCAGGAAACCCAGATCCTTGAGAGGGCGCCAGATCGCAGCCCATCCCGGCCAGCGCAAAGAATACCGGCCCGTGTTCACAATGGTGTCAGCGAGGCCCATGCGGTCGGTGAAAAACGCGGCATTGCCGTTGGGAATCGCTTCAAGAGTGCCCAGGCCGGGAAATTCCACGGAATGGATGTTGGCTACGTCATGCTGGCGTGCGCCGGGGATATTTATCCGTTTGCCGTCAACGATAAAAGTGGAGTCCCGCTTGGTGGAACTGAGAACCCCCCGCCAGATCCAGGAGGTTTTATAATTCAAAGGATTGGTGCACGCGCTTTTTTCGGGAAATCCGCCGCAGTAAGATTTGATGCCGGTCAAGGTGTCGAACCGCCGCAACGCACTGCCGTACAGCACCAGATCGATGCCTGGATCCAGGCCGCACTCAGGCAGGATGGCGATGCCGGCGGCGGCGGCTTTATCGTGCATGTCGCCGGGGTCATACATGTAATTGGTGTTCACCACCGACACTTTTGCTGTCAGGGCCGCCTGGTTCACCGGCTCGGCAAACTCCTTTGGCAGCAGATCGATCACCACATCCACCGGTTTCATCACATTGACCAGATCATCGGCGTTTTTCGCATCAATGGTTGTCAGGATGATTTTTTCCATGGGAGTAAAGGGGTTGATTTTGGACAGCGCGTCAAACTGCGCATCCGCACAGATCACTTCCGTGACCTGATCATCTGAAGCCAGGTCGTGCAGTGCGGTACGGCCCTGAATGCCGCATCCGCCTAAGACAAGCACTTTCATTCGCTATGAATTCCTTTTTTAAAATATCGTTGGTCAATGGCGTTGCGATGTATACATCGTATACTCAGGTATACATATCTCCGGCCCCGGGCAGTGTCAAGGTGAAAGTGTTTAAAACGACGTATTGAAATTTTATTGCAGGTGATTGTTATCCGCATCCTTGACAAAGCGGTTCTTTCTGGCCTAAGACAGGGTGGGATGGGATTTTTGTTTTTGAAAATGTGTGAATCAAAAATAATGGGATTGTGAAATTGTTGGGAGGAATCAATAAGCGATGATTGTTTTTAAAGAAATGACTTTGGGAAAGAGGATTGCGTTTGGAATCGCATTGATGCTGGTGTTGATGCTGGTAGTGGGGGGGGCCGGGTATTACGGCCTGAGCCGTGTGGATGCCGTGATGAAGCTTTATACCCAGGTGAATTCACTTCAAACACTGGCAGCCGCTTTCAGAGATGAATCAAATAAATACATGCTTTATGAGATGCAGGACGATACCCCGGGCAGAGAAGCGGCCTCTGACGCGGCTTTTTCCCTTCTTGGGGAAGGGGATGTCATGCTGGCCCGCCTGGAATCAGTACCGGGAATCACTTCCGAGGAAGCACAGGACATTGCTTCGGCCAGGGATGCCATGAATACTTACAAAGAGCATTTTGAAGCATATATATCGGCAAACACGGTCAAAACCGAGCTGGCCGGACAGGCGGGGTCAGAATTTGAAGAAATCTTCAAAGAGGTGGAAGAAGCCGAGTTCTGGAAAGATGAAATGGCCCTTACCGCCAGAATCATGTCCAATTACACGTTGTCTTATTTTAACAGGGCATCGGATGCCAACTGGGAAGCACTGGTGCAAAGCATTGATGAATTTGCTGCGGCCAGGAATGACTGGGCGGAAAAAACATCCAACAGCGAAATGCTCCAAGAACGGGCAGAAAAAATCAAACAGGCTCTGGAGACGTATGTGGGATCAGTGAATGCATACCGGGATCAGGTCTTGCTTCAGGACAACCTGAGAAACGCCATGGATCAGGAGCAAGATGCTTTGTTCACCGCGTGCGGAAATCTGGCAGAATCCGCAGAAACAAAATTGCAGTCCCAGGCCGGTCTTTCCAGCAAAGTCATTTTAATCACCATGCTGGCGGCTCTGATTATCGGGATTGTTTATGCAGCCGTTTCCATTAAAAGAATCGTGGGTAAAATCAACAGGGTGATCAATGGGGTGATGGAAGGGACGGATCAAATGGTCAGCTCCTCCGAACATATTGCCCAGGACGGCCAGGAACTTTCCGACGGCGCGTCACGACAGGCGGCATCCATTGAGGAAACTTCCTCGTCACTGGAAGAGATCGCTTCCATGGTGAAGCAGAATGCGGAAAACGCGGGCAAAGCCAAAGAAATGACCCGGGAGGTCGAGCACATCGTGGAAGAGGTGGATCGCCATATGACAGATATGAGCGTTGCCATCAAAGAGATTTCCGACTCGAGTAAGGAAACGGACAAGATTGTCAAAACCATTGATGAGATTTCCTTTCAGACCAATCTGCTGGCATTGAACGCTGCCGTGGAGGCAGCCCGGGCCGGTGAGGCCGGGGCCGGATTCGCGGTCGTGGCCGAAGAAGTAAGAAACCTGGCCATGCGTGCCGCAGATGCCGCAAAAAGCACAGCCGTGCTCATCGGCAATACCATGAAATCCGTGGAAAAAGGCAGCCGGTTCACCCAGGCCACCCAGGACTCGTTTAAGACCAACAAGGAAATCTCTTCTAAAGTGGGGGCGCTGGTGGATGAGATCGCCGAGGCCTCCAGAGAGCAGGCTGAAGGAATCGAAAGCGTCAGTCAGGCAGTGACCGATATGGACAGTGTGGTACAGCAGAATGCTGCCAACGCGGAAGAATCAGCCAGTGCGGCGGAGCAGATGAATGCCCAGGCCAATCAAATGAAAGAATATCTCAATGAGCTGGTGGTCCTGATCAGACGGAACAAAGAAAACACCCGCAGCCGTAATGGGGGTGGTTCTGAAAATACCCGGAAACTGGAGCAGGAATTTTCCGGTGAAGAGCCATCACTTCTGGCCTTGACTGCTGCACCCAGTGGTGACCGTCTCAATTCTTTGGACAGAAAAACTGGGGAAAATCAGTGATAATGCCGCCGGCACCGGCCTGGATGAACCGGGCGGCAGTGGCGGGATCATTCACCGTGAACAGGTTGACCTGAAATCCTTTGTGCACCAGCCGGGAAACAAATGCCGTGTCCACCAGGTCGGCATTGAGGTTGTACACATCAAAGGGGCCGGGCCGGAACCGGGCCATGTCTGCCGGGGATG
This region includes:
- a CDS encoding ABC transporter substrate-binding protein, giving the protein MRQKTFFSLVLALTAVLCFSAMTFAGTLTDIVKRGELRVAVQSGAAPYAFVDKHGEHAGSMIDFTKGMADAMGVKLVVLDFDWDGLIPALLSGKADILAADMTPTLKRALKITFTDPWIEVQPCIFTRPDTDFQTLEDVNKKGVTVGVLLGSTGETMAKQYMPNAEIKSYKGGGRMVVQALIAGHVDAGVNDDLAVLTVLPDFPPNSVRLLEKRLGQGKDPLAFAVNHDSVNLWQWINLYFKTIRADGTYDKNIAYWMEGTDWKKDH
- a CDS encoding saccharopine dehydrogenase family protein, with the translated sequence MKVLVLGGCGIQGRTALHDLASDDQVTEVICADAQFDALSKINPFTPMEKIILTTIDAKNADDLVNVMKPVDVVIDLLPKEFAEPVNQAALTAKVSVVNTNYMYDPGDMHDKAAAAGIAILPECGLDPGIDLVLYGSALRRFDTLTGIKSYCGGFPEKSACTNPLNYKTSWIWRGVLSSTKRDSTFIVDGKRINIPGARQHDVANIHSVEFPGLGTLEAIPNGNAAFFTDRMGLADTIVNTGRYSLRWPGWAAIWRPLKDLGFLDETPVSGLGDGTISPMDFMDKFLAPRLVYQDNEKDLVAMLNIFEGVMTGKKMRLTSTLLFERDLDTGLMAMSKGVAYSAVTAAKMIANKQITDTGVLSPMFHIPEAPFLESLKKRGITVTETLEEIRD
- a CDS encoding methyl-accepting chemotaxis protein; its protein translation is MIVFKEMTLGKRIAFGIALMLVLMLVVGGAGYYGLSRVDAVMKLYTQVNSLQTLAAAFRDESNKYMLYEMQDDTPGREAASDAAFSLLGEGDVMLARLESVPGITSEEAQDIASARDAMNTYKEHFEAYISANTVKTELAGQAGSEFEEIFKEVEEAEFWKDEMALTARIMSNYTLSYFNRASDANWEALVQSIDEFAAARNDWAEKTSNSEMLQERAEKIKQALETYVGSVNAYRDQVLLQDNLRNAMDQEQDALFTACGNLAESAETKLQSQAGLSSKVILITMLAALIIGIVYAAVSIKRIVGKINRVINGVMEGTDQMVSSSEHIAQDGQELSDGASRQAASIEETSSSLEEIASMVKQNAENAGKAKEMTREVEHIVEEVDRHMTDMSVAIKEISDSSKETDKIVKTIDEISFQTNLLALNAAVEAARAGEAGAGFAVVAEEVRNLAMRAADAAKSTAVLIGNTMKSVEKGSRFTQATQDSFKTNKEISSKVGALVDEIAEASREQAEGIESVSQAVTDMDSVVQQNAANAEESASAAEQMNAQANQMKEYLNELVVLIRRNKENTRSRNGGGSENTRKLEQEFSGEEPSLLALTAAPSGDRLNSLDRKTGENQ